AGATGAACTTTGTCAAACTTTGGGGCAGTTGAACGCCCACTCTTGGAACCTGCACCCTGAATATTAGGACTTGGCACTGCTGTAGAAAAAAGACTCTCTAATTCAGACATATCAAATTCAGGTGCCCTGACACAATAAAATAGGCAGTATGAGATAAATTCTAAAAAGTGAAACCTTAACACAATAACAAAGGAACaccaaatactttgaaaattcatcTGTATTTTGTGACTCAGCCCATAGGCTTCCTTGCACTGCTCTTGTTACTTTAACCCAATGCAATGGCTTCAAGTTAGACTTTTTTGATGTGGACTGGTTAAACTGAAAGTTTCTGAAAGTTGGAGTTCGACTTGGGAGCTGTCCCTTCCCTCCTAACAAAGAACCATTCATGCCACTGGGAGGTGGTGGAGGAGCATTCATGCCACTAGGAGGTGGTGGAGGAGCATTCATGCCCCTgaagggtggtggtggtggaggggCATTCATGCTGCTAGGAGGTGGTGGAGGAGCATTCATGGTACTTGGTGGTGGTGGAGGCGGCAGTGCATTCATGCCACAAGTcgggggtggtggtggaggaaCATTCATACCACTAAGGGGTGGTGGAAGTATTGCCTCAGAGATAGTTCCCTTAGCTCCAGAAGAGTAAGGAACGGAAAGGCTCTTCCGGGAACTTGGAGGAACAAGAGATGGGACAAGTGGAGAAGGTAATGTTTCAGAAGAAGAACCACCTGAATTGTTTGATGAAATATGaggtggtggaggtggaggtggaggtggaggtcgAGGTCGAGGTGATAATGCATGCTCTGAGACAGATTGTGGAGGAGTTGGAGGGAAAGGAACATCAGGTGTATTAACTCCTTTTCCTAATGGAGAAATGTTAGCTTTGGGAATTGGCAAGGTAACCAAGGGTGGTGGAGGGGGACTAGGTATTGACTTACTTGCCTTGATGCCTACCTGCTGTGTAACTGATGAAGCAGTAGACTTTTCTAAGCCAGCAGAGGGAAGGGGCGATGAAGTGACTTTTAAGGAAGGTGGACGTGGAGGTGGAGGAGGATTTGAAGTTGATTGAATAGAATTTCTAAGATGAGAAGGTATGTCTGGTGATGGGGGCACTTCTGGGATAGAGCCTTTAACAGACATAGATAGGATATCCACTGGAGCCAGTTGTTTGCGAACTGTTGGAGCTTCTGTTTTGGTAGCACAAGTATGAAGAAGTGGTAGTGGAAGAGGAGGAGCAATCGTAGATGAGCTTACTCTTGGTGGTggttgaggaggaggaggagaaacaGAAGTAGGAGCACGCATAGTTActtttggtggtggtggtggcgccGGCGGCAGCGGTAAACGGGCTAATGAACATGGTGGAGGGGTAAGTGAAAATACTCTAATTGGTGGTGATGTTGGTTGTGCTGGCGGCGACAACAAGGGCTGTGTTGGTGGTGGGGGTGGGGGAGGAGTGATATGGGCAGGTTCTACTGAAGCCTCTTTTGCTGAAGTTGGTAGTACTGGTGCCGATGATAAGCATTGTGGTGATGGTGAAGCTTCTTTTGTATAGCTCACTGAAGTTGTTAATAGTTGTGCTGGTGATAGTTGCTGTGGTGACTCAGAGGGAATAGTGGATCCAGAAGCTGAACTCGTTGAGGCAATCTTCTTTGTGTTAGCTTCAGAGGTATTAGATGCAGCATGGTCATCCAGCAGAGTCATAATTCCAAGAGGTGAACGAGCACTGTGATACCTTGAAACAGTTGGATGACAGCTGGGACTAGAATTAGAAGAAAAGGCAGCAGTTGATTGAGGTACAGGAATTCTTTGTGATATTAAAGATGGAAGTTTTGCTAGAGCCTGTAGACCATGCAATTCAGCATTGTTCTCTGAATTTGAATCAGAAATTTTGTGGAATGGAACAGAATGCATTGTAGAGGGAGGGAgaaattctttcttttttctGTCACTATTTTCATTAGATACGACTTCCTCAAACAGTATATCTGAACTTAATTCTGCTAGAAAAGCATCAGCTTTAGATTTCACTGGAGAAACTGAATCCAACTTCTCTTGCAAATACTTAGAAGAAGCAACCTGCTGAAGGACTTTCATGGCAGTATCTGGTTTTGTTTCTAGCCAATCTAAATTGTTGAACATTTCTTTCACTTTATCGAATGCTTCAATTGGAAGGCCCTCCTTTTCATCAACATTTATCAATTCCAACGATGCCATTGAATTAGGTGAATCCATCTCTGAAAGAAGAATCTTCTCACAAAGAAAAAGGACAAAAAAAGAGATCATTGGAAGTATAAATTTATACAAACTCAGAAAATGATAGGATGGGAAACAGACCTCAACTCTGAAATTCTTTGGAAATCGATCTTTAGCATCCCATAAGATATCTATTGCATCGCGATCTAGCATCAAAATGTTAGACCTGATAAAAGCTGTATTGAACATCACTCTGAACATCATCTCCTCACGTTGTAGGTCCTCCTCCAAACTGATGCACTCAAGCACAACATCCCCTTGAATATGGCAATGGATATCAATTTTAACAAGTTCACAATCTTCCTGTGTAAGCAGAAATAAGTAGaatgttgaaaaataatattCCAGCTAGCAGTAAAAAGTATTCAAATGCATTAATGCACGTGTATGATACTCTTTTCAACAAAATCTTCAGATTATAAAAGGTCCCATCTGAGAACATCAGCTTCTTTTACGGAAAGCAAAGTGAGCTAGAGAACATCATGCACATTATTTCAATTGGTATTTAATTAACTACTACAGCTCATGAAATTCCACAGACAGTTGCTgatatttgaaaagaaaaaaaagtatgAAATAAAAAGGTTCTAAGGCCTTAATAATATCCActtcaactttaaaaaaaatatgaactcATTAAAGTAAACTGAAATTACCTGTTTGTAGAAACGAACTAACTTGCTCTTCTTAGGCATTGAGAATAGAACTTTGGGAGTTCTATCAACTGCAAGAAAGGGATCCTGCCCATAAATTCGAAACAATGGTCTGCATCCGCCAGTTCCATCAAAGTCAGGTATAAACCGGAGAATTACACAGTCCAAAGTAAGGGCTCTATCAAGAGGAGGCCATTCTGAGCCAACATTTCTTCTTGAGACATAATGCAAGTATCTAAGTTGAGAAGGCAGTGGATTTAGCGGTGATAGTAACTGCAAAAGCTCGCGAGGGGCTTGCTTATAAATCATATCTAATGTCCTCTGTTCTCCTGCATATTGTTTGTGATAAACTAGAAGAGCTGCTAACATAAAAGCTAGAACTGGCCAACCACCTCGCTCACAGTGCATCAATAAGATATTTTGTTGACCCAATGAGAGCCAACTTTCACTTGACCTTAAGAAATGGTGAATCATTTCCATTGTGAGCAGTGGGCATCCTTCATACTGTCGTGGATAATCCATCACAGTCATGTCATATTCTGACAAAATACTAGAAATCTGACTTTGACTCACTCCCTCCCGGAAGTTAAATACCATGACAGAGGCATCAGGGAAATGTTCCCGTAGCTGTGCCACAATGCTTCCAACGTAGACCTTATATTCATCTTCCTCCGATACATCAGTTGTGAAGCAACAATCAAACACTGCAAACATTAAACATAACTAATTTTTCCaaataaaaattaacaaaaacaGCTAGTCCATTTTGAGGTGTGATTCAATGCATCATGGTATTATCTCTACTAGTAGAGGATAAGATTCATgtgcataataataataataataataatgataatgataataataataataaacttgatattgatgatgatgatgggtAGGCATTTAGATTTTTAGAGCCAACAGATACATTTATCAATAAGAAAATTTCAAATGAGCTTGTACTATTATCAAGTTAGCAAAAGAGTGCTCCAATACAACACCAGAAGATCAAACAAGAAATGACCAATTACAGGTTGGAAAGAGATCCAATATCTAGAAACGAAAACAAAATCACTGATAAATCATACAAATTGATATCAGAAGATAGATTTATTCCCTTTTTctatataaaaagaaagaaagtttCAACGAAGCGGAATCATACCATAGACTCTCTCAGATATCTCCAGCAGTCCATCTGGTGGCTTGCGGTAAAAGAACTTCCTAAACAGCGCCATCGTAAAGATCCAGCCGATTCAAACACCTCAATGCCGCCACCCAAGCGATCAATATCAACAACCCTAGGTAAAAGGTTCGTGCCCAGGTCAGATTTCTGGGCAGAAGAGGAAAACGAACGACCTTGCAAAACTTGTTTTTGCGGCAGACCGAGTGTGGATTCTGGAACAAAACATGGATTTTGCTGCAACTTCAAGAAATCGCATGCGCTTTTTCACCAGCCCGATTACTTTAATAGCTCCTCGCACTGGGAATGGGCGAAAACCGAAGGAAGGCGAACTTTTGCAAGCAATCAGCATCCCAAAACGACATTTTGAAGACAAAAAATATGCTTTCCTCGATTGAAAATGACAGAGGCGAGTGGAAGATCTGAGATTCGACGAACCGACCGCAATGCTCTTCTGCGTTGCCTCGAGGGTGACGTGGTACGTCGTTGTGCTACCTCGCCATGCTATTGATACTTACACGCCCTAATTTGACGAGTCCACCCGTTTAATGAACGTTATGTTTAACAGAATGTACAATATTCctccttatactctttgaaatcactataaattttaatatttcacATATTAGTCGTCTAAAATATtaactaaatatttattttaaaaacaatgtGACTAAATTCACTTTTAATGTTAATcaaatttaacattaaaatgttcAATTCGTAAGAAAAAAGATTCTGcagataatattttattaaataatttgcaAGAAGAAATAGGAAGTATGATTAGTGGATTATCGTGGCAAAGGATGACACGTTCTTTACTATCGGTTCCACGTCGAgatgaaaaaaaaagtaaatacgATGATCAAATAGCctctttattttctaaaaaattatttctccGGAGATTCGGTTCACACTTTTACGTAATAATTTATTATCTAAATATCATCAGAGCATGATTAGTGGATTATcagtaacaaaaaaaatttaataaaaaaaatcagctTGGACTAACTGGTTTGGCCCTATAGCATTTTTCCACCCGTCATCAGACTAAATTAGAAATCATTCATGGCGGACGATTTAAAAACCTAACACCATTTGATTGCACattctatttgaaaaaaaaaattcttataagtTTATCATATCTAGGACAAGAATGGATATGAGGTGAGGCCTAGGAGGTAAGCACCTTAGGCACATTTTTTAAAGGGCcctaaaactttaaaatttattaaactatttattattaaaatttaaatttgaacaaAAAGTGATCGTCTCTTAATTTCGCCATGAGTTCCTCATTGCCCTAATTTCACTGATCCTCATCTTTTCTTGCGACTTCGCTCCTCTTCCAATCGATCGCCACCCAGGGGCTGATCGTCGTTGCCTGTGCTCTCTCACCTCGCAATGTCGTCAAGGCGATCCCTCCGTCTCTTGTGATAGgagctgatcctgtccgaatgctgaatcaacggacgctgggcacgtggcgctctccgggttgctgatgtagatctccggctagtctcacgaaactccggcgaacctgcacagaagtcgggccgggaaggggttcccggcggcgaccctccgacgctcaagtcaggtaagcaagtggtggaaaaagtagctccaaagcttgtatctcgcgtacctccggcgaagtctgcggctctttatatagagcggtgaaagagcttctacacgcccaccgaggcgcgtacgtgtccgcagcccatacctcgatatgggtttgtcagaaagcttacctgacaccatacttcAACAGTCctatcgcgccttcgatgggacaacaggacaccccgttgtcagcaggtgttcctgtccctatttacccaccgccggccaggacgtccgtcCGACCGGCTAGACaaagagcgccgtccggacggccATAATTCCCTGTGCCGGCCGGGCGGCGCACCCATTAcatcctgccttctcttaggtcttccgctcggtcattatttactgtttcattgagcgttggaaccccgatccctgtcagggtgccttttactatcagatgtttactggcagaccgatcggcctgcccttttttcatgagtccggtcggctcacccttcttcgacggaccacctggccttttgacctccacgtggcgttgacccctcgttagggggtcccgggctcttaccaccggatcacttgccttcccctcgagtctagtcgaaggaggcgaagtccgactggctggactgccgatctgactgagcaatgatcactgtattaggccgctcggccaggcatagggatactcatccgttcggcggtatcttgtccgtgccttgtgttctcttggaatccatgtccgatgctctcccttactacccatcacgtgcgccgcgcacggtaaggggagctcattaaatgcggccagtatcctactgacacgtggcgatcgtgcgtttgtcagcgtatggcggtagcgtcacttccgatgggacaaccgccgtttgaaatgaacggctagatgacgTCCTCGATATcggtgacctggatcggacggctgaaaTTAATAGCTGTCGCCCTTATAAAGCGCCGACTTCcgctttccgccgcatttcggccTCATCTCCTCCCGACGTTTCGCTGCTCTTTTCTTCTTCGGCGACCTTGCGTTCCGGCTCTCCGGCAACCCTACAgcttcttccgatcatctcccttgCTCGTAAGACTTCCTCTTCCTTGctgcctctcctttcttctctctattagctatttcttttatcatcccgcactctttcctagttttatttctccttccttccatcacacgtccatccctggccttataccatgaccaatacctcacagccgaccggcggtgctccgggtctttagTATCcgaccatggaaagccggttcgacgaggaggacaccttgcgcctcactcgaacctatgatctgccgaccgaccaccaaatagtgttagccacaccggccgatcggcctcatgaaccgccgcccgacaccgttcttttcttccaagaccaatttttggccgggctacgttttccaccccacaagttcttcttacaaatctgcaattattttcgcattccgcttggccaggtagtccctaactccatcaggctgttgagcggagtgatagtcctttttaagctgaacaacatccccctcgaccctaagatttttcactactttttctatcccaagcaagccgagtggggtacctttattttccaatctaggataggtttcgtctt
The Zingiber officinale cultivar Zhangliang unplaced genomic scaffold, Zo_v1.1 ctg177, whole genome shotgun sequence DNA segment above includes these coding regions:
- the LOC122036579 gene encoding formin-like protein 6 isoform X6; protein product: MMFRVMFNTAFIRSNILMLDRDAIDILWDAKDRFPKNFRVEILLSEMDSPNSMASLELINVDEKEGLPIEAFDKVKEMFNNLDWLETKPDTAMKVLQQVASSKYLQEKLDSVSPVKSKADAFLAELSSDILFEEVVSNENSDRKKKEFLPPSTMHSVPFHKISDSNSENNAELHGLQALAKLPSLISQRIPVPQSTAAFSSNSSPSCHPTVSRYHSARSPLGIMTLLDDHAASNTSEANTKKIASTSSASGSTIPSESPQQLSPAQLLTTSVSYTKEASPSPQCLSSAPVLPTSAKEASVEPAHITPPPPPPPTQPLLSPPAQPTSPPIRVFSLTPPPCSLARLPLPPAPPPPPKVTMRAPTSVSPPPPQPPPRVSSSTIAPPLPLPLLHTCATKTEAPTVRKQLAPVDILSMSVKGSIPEVPPSPDIPSHLRNSIQSTSNPPPPPRPPSLKVTSSPLPSAGLEKSTASSVTQQVGIKASKSIPSPPPPPLVTLPIPKANISPLGKGVNTPDVPFPPTPPQSVSEHALSPRPRPPPPPPPPPPHISSNNSGGSSSETLPSPLVPSLVPPSSRKSLSVPYSSGAKGTISEAILPPPLSGMNVPPPPPPTCGMNALPPPPPPSTMNAPPPPPSSMNAPPPPPPFRGMNAPPPPPSGMNAPPPPPSGMNGSLLGGKGQLPSRTPTFRNFQFNQSTSKKSNLKPLHWVKVTRAVQGSLWAESQNTDEFSKAPEFDMSELESLFSTAVPSPNIQGAGSKSGRSTAPKFDKVHLIDLRRANNCEIMLTKVKMPLNDLMSSVLALDDSILDIDQIENLIKFCPTKEEMELLKAYNGDIENLGKCEQYFLELMKVPRVESKLRVFSFKLQFRSQVADLKGNLNIVKTASEEIRSSVKLKRIMQTILSLGNALNQGTARGSAVGFRLDSLLKLSDTRARNNKMTLMHYLCKVLAEKLPELLDFPKSLVSLEAASKMQLKILAEEMQAINKGLEKVEHELTASENDGLVSQVFCQTLKGFLVGAEAEVRSLTSLYSSVGRNADAVALYFGEDPARCPFEQAVSTLFNFVKLFSHAHEDNSKQLELEKKKAQKEAEVEKAKVTNSKKEPQNTQSPVDGAWRK
- the LOC122036579 gene encoding formin-like protein 18 isoform X3 yields the protein MALFRKFFYRKPPDGLLEISERVYVFDCCFTTDVSEEDEYKVYVGSIVAQLREHFPDASVMVFNFREGVSQSQISSILSEYDMTVMDYPRQYEGCPLLTMEMIHHFLRSSESWLSLGQQNILLMHCERGGWPVLAFMLAALLVYHKQYAGEQRTLDMIYKQAPRELLQLLSPLNPLPSQLRYLHYVSRRNVGSEWPPLDRALTLDCVILRFIPDFDGTGGCRPLFRIYGQDPFLAVDRTPKVLFSMPKKSKLVRFYKQEDCELVKIDIHCHIQGDVVLECISLEEDLQREEMMFRVMFNTAFIRSNILMLDRDAIDILWDAKDRFPKNFRVEILLSEMDSPNSMASLELINVDEKEGLPIEAFDKVKEMFNNLDWLETKPDTAMKVLQQVASSKYLQEKLDSVSPVKSKADAFLAELSSDILFEEVVSNENSDRKKKEFLPPSTMHSVPFHKISDSNSENNAELHGLQALAKLPSLISQRIPVPQSTAAFSSNSSPSCHPTVSRYHSARSPLGIMTLLDDHAASNTSEANTKKIASTSSASGSTIPSESPQQLSPAQLLTTSVSYTKEASPSPQCLSSAPVLPTSAKEASVEPAHITPPPPPPPTQPLLSPPAQPTSPPIRVFSLTPPPCSLARLPLPPAPPPPPKVTMRAPTSVSPPPPQPPPRVSSSTIAPPLPLPLLHTCATKTEAPTVRKQLAPVDILSMSVKGSIPEVPPSPDIPSHLRNSIQSTSNPPPPPRPPSLKVTSSPLPSAGLEKSTASSVTQQVGIKASKSIPSPPPPPLVTLPIPKANISPLGKGVNTPDVPFPPTPPQSVSEHALSPRPRPPPPPPPPPPHISSNNSGGSSSETLPSPLVPSLVPPSSRKSLSVPYSSGAKGTISEAILPPPLSGMNVPPPPPPTCGMNALPPPPPPSTMNAPPPPPSSMNAPPPPPPFRGMNAPPPPPSGMNAPPPPPSGMNGSLLGGKGQLPSRTPTFRNFQFNQSTSKKSNLKPLHWVKVTRAVQGSLWAESQNTDEFSKAPEFDMSELESLFSTAVPSPNIQGAGSKSGRSTAPKFDKVHLIDLRRANNCEIMLTKVKMPLNDLMSSVLALDDSILDIDQIENLIKFCPTKEEMELLKAYNGDIENLGKCEQYFLELMKVPRVESKLRVFSFKLQFRSQVADLKGNLNIVKTASEEIRSSVKLKRIMQTILSLGNALNQGTARGSAVGFRLDSLLKLSDTRARNNKMTLMHYLCKVLAEKLPELLDFPKSLVSLEAASKMQLKILAEEMQAINKGLEKVEHELTASENDGLVSQVFCQTLKGFLVGAEAEVRSLTSLYSSVECGCSSSLLWRRSCPVSIRASCFDTFQFC
- the LOC122036579 gene encoding formin-like protein 18 isoform X5 yields the protein MALFRKFFYRKPPDGLLEISERVYVFDCCFTTDVSEEDEYKVYVGSIVAQLREHFPDASVMVFNFREGVSQSQISSILSEYDMTVMDYPRQYEGCPLLTMEMIHHFLRSSESWLSLGQQNILLMHCERGGWPVLAFMLAALLVYHKQYAGEQRTLDMIYKQAPRELLQLLSPLNPLPSQLRYLHYVSRRNVGSEWPPLDRALTLDCVILRFIPDFDGTGGCRPLFRIYGQDPFLAVDRTPKVLFSMPKKSKLVRFYKQEDCELVKIDIHCHIQGDVVLECISLEEDLQREEMMFRVMFNTAFIRSNILMLDRDAIDILWDAKDRFPKNFRVEILLSEMDSPNSMASLELINVDEKEGLPIEAFDKVKEMFNNLDWLETKPDTAMKVLQQVASSKYLQEKLDSVSPVKSKADAFLAELSSDILFEEVVSNENSDRKKKEFLPPSTMHSVPFHKISDSNSENNAELHGLQALAKLPSLISQRIPVPQSTAAFSSNSSPSCHPTVSRYHSARSPLGIMTLLDDHAASNTSEANTKKIASTSSASGSTIPSESPQQLSPAQLLTTSVSYTKEASPSPQCLSSAPVLPTSAKEASVEPAHITPPPPPPPTQPLLSPPAQPTSPPIRVFSLTPPPCSLARLPLPPAPPPPPKVTMRAPTSVSPPPPQPPPRVSSSTIAPPLPLPLLHTCATKTEAPTVRKQLAPVDILSMSVKGSIPEVPPSPDIPSHLRNSIQSTSNPPPPPRPPSLKVTSSPLPSAGLEKSTASSVTQQVGIKASKSIPSPPPPPLVTLPIPKANISPLGKGVNTPDVPFPPTPPQSVSEHALSPRPRPPPPPPPPPPHISSNNSGGSSSETLPSPLVPSLVPPSSRKSLSVPYSSGAKGTISEAILPPPLSGMNVPPPPPPTCGMNALPPPPPPSTMNAPPPPPSSMNAPPPPPPFRGMNAPPPPPSGMNAPPPPPSGMNGSLLGGKGQLPSRTPTFRNFQFNQSTSKKSNLKPLHWVKVTRAVQGSLWAESQNTDEFSKAPEFDMSELESLFSTAVPSPNIQGAGSKSGRSTAPKFDKVHLIDLRRANNCEIMLTKVKMPLNDLMSSVLALDDSILDIDQIENLIKFCPTKEEMELLKAYNGDIENLGKCEQYFLELMKVPRVESKLRVFSFKLQFRSQVADLKGNLNIVKTASEEIRSSVKLKRIMQTILSLGNALNQGTARGSAVGFRLDSLLKLSDTRARNNKMTLMHYLCKVLAEKLPELLDFPKSLVSLEAASKRKCKQSTKALRRLNTN
- the LOC122036579 gene encoding formin-like protein 18 isoform X1; amino-acid sequence: MALFRKFFYRKPPDGLLEISERVYVFDCCFTTDVSEEDEYKVYVGSIVAQLREHFPDASVMVFNFREGVSQSQISSILSEYDMTVMDYPRQYEGCPLLTMEMIHHFLRSSESWLSLGQQNILLMHCERGGWPVLAFMLAALLVYHKQYAGEQRTLDMIYKQAPRELLQLLSPLNPLPSQLRYLHYVSRRNVGSEWPPLDRALTLDCVILRFIPDFDGTGGCRPLFRIYGQDPFLAVDRTPKVLFSMPKKSKLVRFYKQEDCELVKIDIHCHIQGDVVLECISLEEDLQREEMMFRVMFNTAFIRSNILMLDRDAIDILWDAKDRFPKNFRVEILLSEMDSPNSMASLELINVDEKEGLPIEAFDKVKEMFNNLDWLETKPDTAMKVLQQVASSKYLQEKLDSVSPVKSKADAFLAELSSDILFEEVVSNENSDRKKKEFLPPSTMHSVPFHKISDSNSENNAELHGLQALAKLPSLISQRIPVPQSTAAFSSNSSPSCHPTVSRYHSARSPLGIMTLLDDHAASNTSEANTKKIASTSSASGSTIPSESPQQLSPAQLLTTSVSYTKEASPSPQCLSSAPVLPTSAKEASVEPAHITPPPPPPPTQPLLSPPAQPTSPPIRVFSLTPPPCSLARLPLPPAPPPPPKVTMRAPTSVSPPPPQPPPRVSSSTIAPPLPLPLLHTCATKTEAPTVRKQLAPVDILSMSVKGSIPEVPPSPDIPSHLRNSIQSTSNPPPPPRPPSLKVTSSPLPSAGLEKSTASSVTQQVGIKASKSIPSPPPPPLVTLPIPKANISPLGKGVNTPDVPFPPTPPQSVSEHALSPRPRPPPPPPPPPPHISSNNSGGSSSETLPSPLVPSLVPPSSRKSLSVPYSSGAKGTISEAILPPPLSGMNVPPPPPPTCGMNALPPPPPPSTMNAPPPPPSSMNAPPPPPPFRGMNAPPPPPSGMNAPPPPPSGMNGSLLGGKGQLPSRTPTFRNFQFNQSTSKKSNLKPLHWVKVTRAVQGSLWAESQNTDEFSKAPEFDMSELESLFSTAVPSPNIQGAGSKSGRSTAPKFDKVHLIDLRRANNCEIMLTKVKMPLNDLMSSVLALDDSILDIDQIENLIKFCPTKEEMELLKAYNGDIENLGKCEQYFLELMKVPRVESKLRVFSFKLQFRSQVADLKGNLNIVKTASEEIRSSVKLKRIMQTILSLGNALNQGTARGSAVGFRLDSLLKLSDTRARNNKMTLMHYLCKVLAEKLPELLDFPKSLVSLEAASKMQLKILAEEMQAINKGLEKVEHELTASENDGLVSQVFCQTLKGFLVGAEAEVRSLTSLYSSVGRNADAVALYFGEDPARCPFEQAVSTLFNFVKLFSHAHEDNSKQLELEKKKAQKEAEVEKAKVTNSKKEPQNTQSPVDGAWRK
- the LOC122036579 gene encoding formin-like protein 18 isoform X2 — protein: MALFRKFFYRKPPDGLLEISERVYVFDCCFTTDVSEEDEYKVYVGSIVAQLREHFPDASVMVFNFREGVSQSQISSILSEYDMTVMDYPRQYEGCPLLTMEMIHHFLRSSESWLSLGQQNILLMHCERGGWPVLAFMLAALLVYHKQYAGEQRTLDMIYKQAPRELLQLLSPLNPLPSQLRYLHYVSRRNVGSEWPPLDRALTLDCVILRFIPDFDGTGGCRPLFRIYGQDPFLAVDRTPKVLFSMPKKSKLVRFYKQEDCELVKIDIHCHIQGDVVLECISLEEDLQREEMMFRVMFNTAFIRSNILMLDRDAIDILWDAKDRFPKNFRVEILLSEMDSPNSMASLELINVDEKEGLPIEAFDKVKEMFNNLDWLETKPDTAMKVLQQVASSKYLQEKLDSVSPVKSKADAFLAELSSDILFEEVVSNENSDRKKKEFLPPSTMHSVPFHKISDSNSENNAELHGLQALAKLPSLISQRIPVPQSTAAFSSNSSPSCHPTVSRYHSARSPLGIMTLLDDHAASNTSEANTKKIASTSSASGSTIPSESPQQLSPAQLLTTSVSYTKEASPSPQCLSSAPVLPTSAKEASVEPAHITPPPPPPPTQPLLSPPAQPTSPPIRVFSLTPPPCSLARLPLPPAPPPPPKVTMRAPTSVSPPPPQPPPRVSSSTIAPPLPLPLLHTCATKTEAPTVRKQLAPVDILSMSVKGSIPEVPPSPDIPSHLRNSIQSTSNPPPPPRPPSLKVTSSPLPSAGLEKSTASSVTQQVGIKASKSIPSPPPPPLVTLPIPKANISPLGKGVNTPDVPFPPTPPQSVSEHALSPRPRPPPPPPPPPPHISSNNSGGSSSETLPSPLVPSLVPPSSRKSLSVPYSSGAKGTISEAILPPPLSGMNVPPPPPPTCGMNALPPPPPPSTMNAPPPPPSSMNAPPPPPPFRGMNAPPPPPSGMNAPPPPPSGMNGSLLGGKGQLPSRTPTFRNFQFNQSTSKKSNLKPLHWVKVTRAVQGSLWAESQNTDEFSKAPEFDMSELESLFSTAVPSPNIQGAGSKSGRSTAPKFDKVHLIDLRRANNCEIMLTKVKMPLNDLMSSVLALDDSILDIDQIENLIKFCPTKEEMELLKAYNGDIENLGKCEQYFLELMKVPRVESKLRVFSFKLQFRSQVADLKGNLNIVKTASEEIRSSVKLKRIMQTILSLGNALNQGTARGSAVGFRLDSLLKLSDTRARNNKMTLMHYLCKVLAEKLPELLDFPKSLVSLEAASKMQLKILAEEMQAINKGLEKVEHELTASENDGLVSQVFCQTLKGFLVGAEAEVRSLTSLYSSVGRNADAVALYFGEDPARCPFEQDNSKQLELEKKKAQKEAEVEKAKVTNSKKEPQNTQSPVDGAWRK